In the genome of Bradyrhizobium arachidis, one region contains:
- the bamA gene encoding outer membrane protein assembly factor BamA, with amino-acid sequence MSGVSIASSIPVALLPQPAAAQSVETIVVEGNRRVEAETVRSYFRPGPGGRLDQSAIDDGLKALIGTGLFQDVKISQAGGRITVSVVENAVIGRIAFEGNKKIKDEQLSAEIQSKARGTFSRAMVQSDTLRIAEIYRRSGRYDVHVTPEIIEQPSNRVDLIFTIEEGAKTGVKSVEFIGNNAYSAARLRDVIKTHESNLLSFLGNNDIYDPDRVEADRDLIRRFYLKNGYADVQVVAALTEYDPEKKGFNVTFKIEEGQQYRVGSVDFRSSIPNFDASSMRSYSRVGTGSLYNVEAVEKSTEEMQIEASRRGYAFAIVRPSGDRNFEAHTVSVVFNVDEGPRTYIERINLRGNTRTRDYVIRREFDLSEGDAYNRALVDRAERRLKNLDYFKSVKITTEPGSSSDRVILVVEMEEKSTGDFSISGGYSTTDGALAEVSVSERNLLGKGLYAKASVSYGQYSRGISLSFVEPYLLDYRLALGFDTYWRQQLSNSYTSYGVTTLGFSPRLGFALREDLSLQLRYSLYQQSITLASAYNNCNNNASNSSLAFNPTPAYIKNVLGGVDPTNATDSGVYGYGCYGDGESSLPVRKELANGATWTSALGYTLNYNTLDNNKNPTDGLLVDFRQDFAGVGGDVTYLKTAVDTKYYTSLVSDIVNVIHLQGGILNKIGNNDLRMLDHFQMGPNLVRGFASNGIGPRDITYYNYGTAGDALGGTKYWGASMELQMPFWFLPKEVGLKGAVYADAGSLWGYQGPTSWSATGEVNTKACPTCGLQYDDGNVVRSSVGVGLIWASPFGPLRFDYAVPITKGKYDIVQEFRFGGGTSF; translated from the coding sequence ATGAGCGGTGTATCGATTGCGAGTTCAATTCCGGTCGCGCTGTTGCCGCAACCGGCCGCCGCGCAGAGCGTGGAGACGATCGTGGTCGAAGGCAATCGCCGCGTCGAGGCGGAGACGGTCCGCTCCTACTTCAGGCCCGGCCCCGGCGGACGGCTCGATCAATCCGCGATCGACGACGGTCTCAAGGCGCTGATCGGGACCGGCCTGTTCCAGGACGTGAAGATCAGCCAGGCCGGCGGCCGCATCACCGTGTCGGTGGTCGAAAACGCCGTGATCGGCCGCATCGCCTTCGAGGGCAACAAGAAGATCAAGGACGAGCAGCTTTCGGCCGAAATCCAGTCCAAGGCGCGCGGCACCTTCTCCCGCGCCATGGTGCAGTCCGATACGCTGCGCATCGCCGAGATCTACCGGCGCTCGGGCCGCTACGACGTCCACGTCACGCCCGAGATCATCGAGCAGCCGAGCAACCGCGTCGACCTGATCTTCACCATCGAGGAGGGCGCCAAAACCGGCGTCAAGTCGGTCGAGTTCATCGGCAACAACGCCTATTCGGCGGCGCGGCTGCGCGACGTGATCAAGACGCACGAAAGCAACCTGCTCAGCTTCCTCGGTAACAACGACATCTACGACCCCGACCGCGTCGAGGCCGACCGCGACCTGATCCGCCGCTTCTATCTCAAGAACGGCTATGCCGACGTCCAGGTCGTGGCCGCGCTCACCGAATACGATCCGGAGAAGAAGGGCTTCAACGTCACCTTCAAGATCGAGGAAGGCCAGCAATATCGGGTCGGATCGGTCGACTTCCGCTCCAGCATCCCGAATTTCGACGCAAGCTCGATGCGTTCCTATTCGCGCGTCGGTACCGGTTCGCTCTACAATGTGGAAGCGGTCGAGAAGTCGACCGAGGAGATGCAGATCGAAGCCTCGCGACGCGGCTATGCTTTCGCCATCGTTCGGCCCAGCGGCGACCGCAACTTCGAGGCGCATACAGTGTCGGTCGTCTTCAACGTCGACGAGGGGCCGCGCACCTATATCGAGCGCATCAATCTGCGCGGCAACACGCGCACCCGCGACTACGTGATCCGCCGCGAATTCGACCTCTCGGAAGGCGACGCCTACAACCGCGCCCTGGTCGACCGTGCCGAGCGGCGGCTGAAGAACCTCGACTACTTCAAGAGCGTGAAGATCACGACCGAGCCGGGCTCGTCGAGCGACCGCGTCATCCTGGTCGTGGAGATGGAGGAGAAATCGACCGGCGACTTCTCGATCTCGGGCGGTTACTCCACCACCGACGGCGCCCTGGCCGAAGTTTCGGTCTCCGAACGCAACCTGCTCGGCAAGGGGCTCTACGCCAAGGCATCCGTCAGCTACGGCCAGTATTCGCGCGGCATCTCGCTGTCGTTCGTCGAGCCCTATCTGCTCGACTACCGGCTGGCGCTCGGATTCGACACCTATTGGCGCCAGCAATTGTCGAACAGCTATACGAGCTATGGCGTGACGACGCTGGGCTTCTCGCCGCGCCTCGGCTTCGCGCTGCGCGAGGATCTCTCGCTCCAGCTGCGCTATTCGCTCTATCAGCAGAGCATCACGCTCGCCAGCGCCTACAACAACTGTAACAACAACGCATCGAACAGCTCGCTGGCCTTCAATCCGACGCCGGCCTACATCAAGAACGTCCTAGGCGGCGTGGACCCGACCAATGCGACGGATTCGGGCGTCTATGGCTATGGCTGCTATGGCGACGGCGAGTCGAGTCTGCCGGTCCGGAAGGAATTGGCGAACGGCGCGACCTGGACTTCGGCGCTCGGCTACACGCTGAACTACAACACGCTCGACAACAACAAGAACCCGACCGACGGTCTGCTGGTCGACTTCCGGCAGGATTTCGCCGGGGTCGGCGGTGACGTCACCTATCTGAAGACCGCCGTGGACACCAAGTACTACACGTCGCTGGTGTCCGATATCGTCAACGTGATCCACCTCCAGGGCGGCATCCTCAACAAGATCGGCAACAACGATCTGCGCATGCTCGATCACTTCCAGATGGGCCCGAATCTCGTCCGCGGCTTCGCTTCCAACGGCATCGGCCCGCGCGACATCACCTATTACAATTACGGCACCGCGGGCGATGCGCTCGGCGGCACCAAATATTGGGGCGCGTCGATGGAATTGCAGATGCCGTTCTGGTTCCTGCCGAAGGAAGTCGGCCTCAAGGGCGCGGTCTATGCCGATGCCGGCTCGCTCTGGGGCTACCAGGGGCCGACGTCATGGTCGGCCACCGGCGAGGTCAACACCAAGGCCTGTCCGACCTGCGGACTGCAATATGACGACGGCAATGTGGTGCGCTCGTCGGTCGGTGTCGGCCTGATCTGGGCCTCGCCGTTCGGGCCGCTGCGTTTCGACTATGCGGTGCCGATCACGAAGGGCAAATACGACATCGTTCAGGAGTTCAGGTTCGGCGGCGGCACCTCATTCTAG